A genomic window from Salvelinus alpinus chromosome 10, SLU_Salpinus.1, whole genome shotgun sequence includes:
- the LOC139533064 gene encoding zinc finger protein 585A-like: MASVKLEDCSQTLELNVNIKDEEEEEKIRTTVSHGNHVDTFSTSREQQQEDHRAKRSHHCPHCEEIFPFLSKLKIHLKIHTGENLYSCTDSGERFTTSKVLTIHQRVHTEEKPYSCSYCGKSFSQQTNLKKHQRLHTGEKPYSCCDCGKCFTTSSELTVHQRTHTGEKPYICSDCGKSFSHQSSFKAHQRIHTGEKPYSCSDCGKNFSRLGTLNSHERIHTGIKPYYCFDCGKSFSQRNHLKSHERVHIEKKSYSCSDCRKCFTTSFDLKVHQRTHTGEKLYVCSDCGKSFYQQSSFKIHQRLHTGEKPYSCCDCGKCFTTSSDLKVHQRTHTGEKPYICSDCGKSFSQQSCFKKHQRIHTGEKPYSCCDCRKCFTTSFDLKVHLRTHTGEKPYICSDCGKSFSQQNHLNTHQRIHTGEKPYYCSVCGKNFSQQSNLKTHQRIHKGEKPRQFSQTS; this comes from the exons atggcatcagtgaagctggaggactgcagtcaaacactggagctgaatgtcaacattaaagatgaagaagaagaggagaagattaGGACAACTGTTAGTCATG gaaaCCATGTTGACACATTCTCTACATCCAGAGAGCAACAGCAGGAAGATCACAGAGCTAAGAGATCTCACCACTGCCCACATTGTGAGGAGATTTTCCCATTTCTATCAAAGCTAAAAATACACTTAaaaatccacacaggagagaatctgTATTCCTGTACTGACTCTGGGGAGAGATTCACAACATCAAAAGTTCTGACAATTCATCAGAGAGTGCACACAGAAGAGAAACCTTACTCCTGCTCgtactgtgggaagagtttctctcAACAGACCAACTTAAAAAAACACCAACgtctacacacaggagagaagccttactcctgctgtGACTGTGGAAAATGCTTTACAACATCATCTGAGCTAacagttcatcagagaacacacactggagaaaagccttacatctgctctgactgtgggaagagtttctctcACCAGAGTAGCTTTAAAGCACACCaacgtatacatacaggagagaagccttactcctgctctgactgtggaaagaatTTCTCCAGATTGGGTACCCTAAACTCGcatgaacgtatacatacaggaATTAAGCCTTACTACTGCTtcgactgtgggaagagtttctctcAACGGAACCATTTAAAATCACATGAACGTGTACACATAGAAAAGAAGtcatactcctgctctgactgtagaAAATGCTTCACAACATCGTTTGATCTGAAAgttcaccagagaacacacactggagaaaagCTTTAtgtctgctctgactgtgggaagagtttctaTCAACAGAGCAGCTTCAAGATACACCAACgtctacacacaggagagaagccttactcctgctgtGACTGTGGAAAATGCTTCACAACATCATCTGATCTAAAAGTTCACCAGAGAACGCACACCGGAGAAAAGCCTTAcatctgctctgactgtgggaagagtttctctcAACAGAGTTGCTTCAAGAAACAccaacgtatacacacaggagagaagccttactcttgCTGCGACTGTAGAAAATGCTTCACAACATCATTTGATCTAAAAGTTcatctgagaacacacactggagaaaagccttacatctgctctgactgtgggaagagtttctctcAACAGAACCATTTAAACACACAccaacgtatacacacaggagagaagccttactactGCTCTGTCTGTGGGAAGAATTTCTCTCAACAGAGCAACTTAAAAACACACCAACGTATACATAAAGGAGAGAAGCCTCGTCAGTTCTCTCAGACCAGCTAA